In Agromyces sp. G08B096, a genomic segment contains:
- a CDS encoding TetR/AcrR family transcriptional regulator has product MSTKDDWLDEGLRVLAAEGAPGVRTDRIAARLGLTKGSFHHHFRGAADYRRALLDRYAVRTLEALEDAVGEASALPPLEAFAALRDRAGAVLDQPLETAVRAWAFQDDDARATQARVDTARLEALTELWSRLVDDPESARTAALLPHLVIVGAAMTLPSVGREELSKVLDLLVGLVPHTAADL; this is encoded by the coding sequence ATGTCCACGAAAGACGACTGGCTCGACGAAGGCCTCCGCGTGCTTGCGGCCGAGGGGGCGCCCGGCGTGCGGACCGACCGCATCGCGGCACGGCTCGGCCTCACGAAGGGGTCGTTCCACCACCACTTCCGGGGGGCCGCCGACTATCGCAGGGCCCTGCTCGACCGCTACGCCGTGCGAACGCTCGAGGCGCTCGAAGACGCCGTGGGCGAGGCATCCGCGCTGCCGCCGCTGGAGGCGTTCGCCGCGCTGCGGGACCGAGCCGGCGCTGTGCTCGACCAGCCGCTCGAAACGGCGGTGCGTGCCTGGGCCTTCCAAGACGACGATGCCCGAGCGACGCAGGCGCGCGTCGACACGGCGCGACTGGAGGCGCTCACGGAACTCTGGAGCCGACTGGTCGATGATCCGGAGTCGGCTCGAACCGCCGCGCTGCTACCCCACCTCGTGATCGTCGGCGCCGCGATGACGCTGCCGAGCGTGGGTCGCGAGGAGCTCTCGAAGGTGCTCGACCTGCTCGTCGGCCTCGTGCCGCACACCGCAGCCGACCTCTGA
- a CDS encoding ExeM/NucH family extracellular endonuclease: protein MHRSVRRVSVAVAAASLLAAGVVATTPAVAAEGGGLIISEVIEGSSNNKAVELANLTGEAVDLAADGYSLALYFNGAATAGLTIPLTGTVQAGGTHVVAHASASAAILAAAAQTNGSGWFNGDDAIVLRAGDAVVDSFGQVGVDPGTEWGTGLVSTADNTLRRAASVCAGDPVVDDAFDPATQWTGFAVDTFDGLGAHEADCDGTTPEPVAPVINEFSASTTGDDEEYLEILGEPGADLTGYTVLEVEGDTATTSPVGLVDGVFPLGVSDGDGRQLIDLANGDLENGTVSLLLVTGFTGAAGDDLDVENDGVLDVGLAFEVVDAVAVTDGGAGDVTYGGVVLGVAYDGLPFAPGGASRIPDGTDTDTAADWVRNDFDLAGIPGRAGTLIDGEAANTPGAENATEVVVEPEPGADASCEAPFVTIGSVQGSGDVSPAVGDVVELEGVVVGDFQDGGFEGYYIQDAGDGDASTSDGIFVHVPAGPGVAAGGIPVAPGDTVHVVGTVSEFYGLTEVTATGPLAVEVCGTGAELPAPVELALPLAPADREPYEGMRVTLPQTLSILETFEYGQFGLITMGTERHNQPTAVFEPGSPEAVALAEANVNDSIGLDDGRSIQNPDPAIHPNGDVFTLENSFRAGDHVTGATGVLDYRFDQWSVQPTQGAQFESVLPRESLPDVGGDLKVASFNVLNYFTTLNSRGANTAEEFERQQAKIVAAISEIDADVVGLIEIENNGGVAANALAEALNDVMGAGTYDVIETGVLGTDVITTALIYKPAVVQPLGAHAVLDTSVDPRFLDDFNRPALAQTFASIETGDEVTVVVNHLKSKGSDCNDVGDPTDPNGQGNCNGVRTAAAEAMVDWLAGDPTGQGAGRELIIGDLNSYDHEDPIQVLTDAGYTDLEKRFNGEEAYSYVFDGQLGYLDYALAGTGLVDDVTGATAWHINSDEPSIIDYDMTYKQPAQDALFAPDPYRSSDHDPVIVGIELTPPDTTAPTLDVDADPNRIWIPNNKWRTVTVDVDAADDSGDVTVELVAAEARGSRKAAIEQISDTEFRVKAVLGASYTFEYRATDASGNVTTDTTRVNVGLKGIWPFDF from the coding sequence ATGCACCGTTCCGTCCGTCGTGTCAGCGTGGCCGTCGCTGCCGCCTCACTCCTCGCCGCCGGGGTCGTCGCCACGACGCCGGCGGTCGCCGCCGAAGGGGGCGGTCTGATCATCAGCGAGGTGATCGAGGGCAGTTCGAACAACAAGGCCGTCGAGCTCGCGAACCTCACGGGCGAGGCGGTCGACCTCGCCGCCGACGGGTATTCGCTGGCTCTGTACTTCAACGGGGCGGCGACGGCCGGGCTCACCATCCCGCTCACGGGCACCGTCCAGGCGGGCGGCACGCACGTCGTCGCCCACGCGTCCGCGAGCGCGGCGATCCTCGCGGCCGCGGCGCAGACCAACGGCTCCGGCTGGTTCAACGGCGACGACGCCATCGTGCTGCGCGCCGGAGACGCGGTGGTCGACTCGTTCGGGCAGGTCGGCGTCGACCCGGGCACCGAATGGGGCACCGGCCTCGTCTCCACGGCGGACAACACGCTCCGTCGTGCCGCGAGCGTCTGCGCCGGCGATCCCGTCGTCGACGACGCGTTCGACCCGGCGACCCAGTGGACCGGCTTCGCCGTCGACACCTTCGACGGCCTCGGCGCGCACGAGGCCGACTGCGACGGCACGACGCCCGAACCGGTCGCGCCCGTCATCAACGAGTTCTCCGCCAGCACCACGGGCGATGACGAGGAGTACCTCGAGATCCTCGGCGAGCCCGGGGCCGACCTCACCGGCTACACGGTGCTCGAGGTCGAGGGCGACACCGCCACGACCTCGCCCGTCGGCCTCGTCGACGGCGTCTTCCCGCTCGGCGTCTCCGACGGCGACGGCCGCCAGCTCATCGACCTCGCCAACGGCGACCTCGAGAACGGCACCGTGTCGCTGCTGCTCGTGACCGGCTTCACCGGTGCGGCCGGCGACGACCTCGACGTCGAGAACGACGGCGTCCTCGACGTCGGCCTCGCCTTCGAGGTCGTCGACGCTGTCGCCGTCACCGACGGCGGCGCGGGCGATGTCACCTACGGCGGGGTCGTGCTCGGCGTCGCCTACGACGGCCTGCCGTTCGCGCCCGGCGGCGCCTCGCGGATCCCCGACGGAACCGACACCGACACGGCCGCCGACTGGGTGCGCAACGACTTCGACCTCGCCGGCATCCCCGGCCGGGCCGGCACGCTCATCGACGGTGAAGCGGCCAACACCCCCGGCGCCGAGAACGCCACCGAGGTCGTCGTCGAGCCCGAGCCCGGAGCCGACGCCTCCTGCGAGGCGCCGTTCGTGACGATCGGCTCCGTCCAGGGCTCGGGCGACGTCTCGCCCGCCGTGGGCGACGTCGTCGAGCTCGAAGGCGTCGTCGTCGGCGACTTCCAGGACGGCGGCTTCGAGGGCTACTACATCCAGGACGCCGGTGACGGGGATGCCTCGACCTCCGACGGCATCTTCGTGCACGTGCCCGCCGGCCCCGGCGTCGCCGCGGGCGGCATCCCCGTCGCCCCGGGCGACACGGTGCACGTCGTCGGCACGGTGAGCGAGTTCTACGGCCTCACCGAGGTCACCGCGACCGGTCCGCTCGCCGTCGAGGTGTGCGGCACCGGCGCGGAGCTGCCCGCCCCCGTCGAGCTCGCCCTGCCCCTCGCTCCGGCCGACCGCGAGCCGTACGAGGGCATGCGGGTCACCCTGCCGCAGACGCTCTCGATCCTCGAGACGTTCGAGTACGGCCAGTTCGGCCTGATCACGATGGGCACCGAGCGGCACAACCAGCCGACCGCGGTGTTCGAGCCCGGCTCGCCCGAGGCCGTCGCGCTCGCCGAGGCCAACGTCAACGACTCCATCGGGCTCGACGACGGCCGCAGCATCCAGAACCCCGACCCGGCGATCCACCCGAACGGCGACGTGTTCACCCTCGAGAACTCGTTCCGCGCCGGCGACCACGTCACCGGTGCGACGGGTGTGCTCGACTACCGGTTCGACCAGTGGTCGGTGCAGCCGACGCAGGGCGCCCAGTTCGAGTCGGTGCTGCCGCGCGAGAGCCTGCCCGACGTGGGCGGCGACCTGAAGGTCGCGAGCTTCAACGTGCTGAACTACTTCACGACGCTGAACTCGCGCGGCGCCAACACGGCCGAGGAGTTCGAGCGGCAGCAGGCGAAGATCGTCGCAGCGATCTCCGAGATCGACGCCGACGTCGTCGGCCTCATCGAGATCGAGAACAACGGCGGCGTCGCGGCGAACGCGCTCGCCGAGGCGCTGAACGACGTGATGGGAGCCGGGACGTACGACGTCATCGAGACGGGGGTCCTCGGCACCGACGTCATCACCACGGCGCTCATCTACAAGCCCGCCGTCGTCCAGCCGCTCGGCGCGCACGCCGTGCTCGATACGAGCGTCGACCCGCGGTTCCTCGACGACTTCAACCGTCCGGCGCTCGCGCAGACGTTCGCGTCGATCGAGACCGGCGACGAGGTCACCGTCGTGGTGAACCACCTGAAGTCGAAGGGCTCCGACTGCAACGACGTCGGCGACCCCACAGACCCGAACGGGCAGGGCAATTGCAACGGCGTCCGCACGGCGGCGGCCGAGGCGATGGTCGACTGGCTCGCCGGCGACCCGACCGGCCAGGGCGCCGGCCGCGAGCTCATCATCGGCGACCTGAACTCCTACGACCACGAGGACCCGATCCAGGTGCTCACCGACGCGGGGTACACCGACCTCGAGAAGCGGTTCAACGGCGAGGAGGCGTACTCGTACGTCTTCGACGGGCAGCTCGGCTACCTCGACTACGCGCTGGCGGGCACCGGCCTCGTCGACGATGTGACGGGGGCGACCGCCTGGCACATCAACTCCGACGAGCCGAGCATCATCGACTACGACATGACGTACAAGCAGCCCGCCCAGGACGCGCTGTTCGCGCCCGACCCGTACCGGTCGAGCGATCACGACCCCGTCATCGTCGGCATCGAGCTGACCCCGCCCGACACGACGGCGCCGACGCTCGACGTCGACGCCGACCCGAACCGGATCTGGATCCCGAACAACAAGTGGCGCACGGTGACCGTCGACGTGGATGCCGCGGACGACTCGGGCGACGTGACCGTCGAGCTGGTGGCGGCCGAGGCGCGCGGTTCGCGGAAGGCCGCGATCGAGCAGATCTCCGACACCGAGTTCCGGGTGAAGGCGGTGCTCGGCGCCTCATACACCTTCGAGTACCGCGCGACGGATGCCTCGGGCAACGTCACGACCGACACCACGCGCGTGAACGTCGGACTGAAGGGCATCTGGCCGTTCGACTTCTGA
- a CDS encoding TetR/AcrR family transcriptional regulator — protein MTQTDASTDGRRVRGDASRRAVLAHAVDLASIDGLDQISIGRIASAANVSKSSVATLFGSKEQLQLAAVATAGQRYLETVTEPARVQPHGVRRVVALLDRVVAYSQDRVFPGGCFFSASAADFHAKPGAVRDAIAAQLEGWLAYLAHQMRLAMQQGELPGMTDPDGPEQLAFELQGTFEWMNLMAVIHDDDLPYRRARRAYRDRLLALGADPAVAELVLTPGAALRA, from the coding sequence ATGACGCAGACGGATGCCTCGACCGACGGCCGGCGGGTCCGCGGCGATGCCTCACGGCGCGCGGTGCTCGCCCACGCCGTCGACCTGGCATCGATCGACGGCCTCGACCAGATCTCGATCGGCCGCATCGCGAGCGCCGCGAACGTCAGCAAGTCGAGCGTCGCGACCCTCTTCGGCAGCAAGGAGCAGCTCCAGCTGGCCGCCGTCGCCACGGCCGGCCAGCGGTACCTCGAGACGGTGACGGAGCCCGCGCGTGTGCAGCCGCACGGTGTGCGCCGGGTCGTCGCCCTGCTCGACCGGGTCGTCGCCTACTCGCAGGACCGGGTCTTCCCCGGCGGCTGCTTCTTCTCGGCGTCGGCCGCCGACTTCCACGCCAAGCCGGGCGCGGTGCGCGACGCCATCGCCGCGCAGCTCGAGGGCTGGCTCGCCTACTTGGCGCACCAGATGCGCCTCGCGATGCAGCAGGGCGAGCTGCCCGGCATGACCGACCCCGACGGGCCCGAGCAGCTCGCGTTCGAGTTGCAGGGCACCTTCGAGTGGATGAACCTCATGGCGGTCATCCACGACGACGATCTGCCGTACCGTCGTGCCCGCCGCGCGTACCGCGACCGGCTGCTCGCGCTCGGCGCCGACCCGGCCGTCGCCGAGCTCGTGCTCACCCCGGGCGCGGCGCTGCGCGCCTGA
- a CDS encoding ABC transporter ATP-binding protein, producing the protein MPDQSPAIRLTGLTKEFGAVTAVDHVDLEIAAGEFFSMLGPSGSGKTTVLRLIAGFEQPTGGTIELFGQDVTRRAPFERDVNTVFQDYALFPHMNVLDNVAYGLRVRGIGKRERNERAMKALASVRLEQMAGRKPSQLSGGQRQRVALARATVVEPKALLLDEPLGALDLKLREQMQVELKQIQRELGITFIFVTHDQEEALTLSDRIAVFNAGRIEQLGTPAELYERPASRFVADFVGTSNLFDDARSLALLGREGHHSVRPEKMTVTAAGLTGDGVRNAPGTVVEAIYLGSGIRLVVDLDDGTRVSVLEQNDRGRVHDDERGDRVVVSWHDDDVVPLGRDRERALLPGIAG; encoded by the coding sequence ATGCCCGACCAGTCCCCGGCGATCCGGCTGACCGGACTCACCAAGGAATTCGGCGCCGTCACCGCGGTCGACCACGTCGACCTCGAGATCGCGGCGGGCGAGTTCTTCTCGATGCTCGGGCCCTCCGGCTCGGGCAAGACGACCGTGCTGCGCCTCATCGCCGGCTTCGAGCAGCCGACCGGCGGCACCATCGAGCTGTTCGGGCAGGACGTCACCCGACGCGCCCCGTTCGAGCGCGACGTGAACACCGTCTTCCAGGACTACGCACTCTTCCCCCACATGAACGTGCTCGACAACGTCGCCTACGGCCTGCGCGTCCGGGGCATCGGCAAACGCGAACGGAACGAGCGGGCCATGAAGGCGCTCGCGAGCGTCCGACTCGAGCAGATGGCCGGCCGGAAGCCCTCGCAGCTGTCGGGCGGCCAGCGCCAGCGGGTCGCCCTCGCCCGCGCCACCGTCGTCGAGCCGAAGGCGCTGCTCCTCGACGAGCCCCTCGGCGCGCTCGACCTGAAGCTCCGCGAGCAGATGCAGGTCGAGCTGAAGCAGATCCAGCGCGAGCTCGGCATCACCTTCATCTTCGTCACGCACGACCAGGAGGAGGCGCTCACGCTGTCCGACCGCATCGCCGTGTTCAACGCCGGCCGCATCGAGCAGCTCGGCACGCCGGCCGAGCTCTACGAACGACCCGCCTCCCGGTTCGTCGCCGACTTCGTCGGCACCTCGAACCTCTTCGACGACGCCCGCTCCCTGGCTCTGCTCGGCCGCGAGGGCCACCACTCCGTCCGCCCCGAGAAGATGACCGTCACCGCCGCCGGCCTCACCGGCGACGGGGTGCGCAACGCCCCCGGCACCGTCGTCGAGGCGATCTACCTCGGCAGCGGCATCCGCCTCGTCGTCGACCTCGACGACGGCACCCGGGTGAGCGTGCTCGAGCAGAACGACCGGGGCCGCGTGCACGACGACGAACGCGGCGACCGCGTCGTCGTCTCCTGGCACGACGACGACGTCGTGCCGCTGGGCCGCGACCGCGAGCGGGCGCTGCTGCCCGGCATCGCGGGCTGA
- a CDS encoding ABC transporter substrate-binding protein produces the protein MMRMRTVRRGATVGLALASVAVLTACGTAGSGGGDGGGEAAAELGEMEGQVSILAWPGYVEDGSNDPAVDWVTPFEEETGCTVTSKTYGTSDEAFNLMKTGEYDVVAASGDASLRLVAAGDVAPVNTDLIPNYEGIYDFLKMQSWNSVDGEAYGVPHGYGANLLMYNTEVFPEAPTSWSVVFDGASANSGKVTAYDSPIYIADAAVYLMAHNPELGIENPYALDEEQLAAAVDLLKQQRQHVGEYWSDYLKEIQAFTTGDTVVGTSWQVIQNVLEGEGAPTAVVLPEEGATGWSDTWMIASKAKNPNCAYAWLNYIASPEANAAATEYFGEAPSNEAACEFRSEGSCEAFHAGDEEYASQIWYWSTPIEECLDGRTDVKCTDYAAWTQAWQEIKG, from the coding sequence ATGATGCGAATGCGAACCGTGCGCCGCGGCGCGACGGTGGGCCTCGCCCTCGCCTCGGTCGCCGTGCTCACCGCGTGCGGCACCGCCGGCAGCGGCGGCGGCGACGGGGGCGGGGAAGCGGCCGCCGAGCTCGGCGAGATGGAGGGCCAGGTCTCGATCCTCGCCTGGCCGGGCTACGTCGAGGACGGCTCGAACGACCCCGCCGTCGACTGGGTCACGCCCTTCGAGGAGGAGACCGGCTGCACCGTCACGTCGAAGACGTACGGCACCTCCGACGAGGCGTTCAACCTCATGAAGACGGGCGAGTACGACGTCGTCGCCGCCTCCGGCGACGCATCGCTGCGGCTCGTCGCCGCGGGCGACGTGGCCCCCGTCAACACCGACCTCATCCCGAATTACGAGGGCATCTACGACTTCCTCAAGATGCAGTCGTGGAACTCGGTCGACGGCGAGGCGTACGGCGTGCCGCACGGATACGGCGCGAACCTGCTGATGTACAACACCGAGGTCTTCCCCGAGGCACCGACGTCCTGGTCCGTCGTCTTCGACGGGGCATCCGCCAACTCCGGCAAGGTGACCGCCTACGACTCGCCGATCTACATCGCCGACGCGGCCGTCTACCTCATGGCCCACAACCCCGAGCTCGGCATCGAGAACCCGTACGCGCTCGACGAGGAGCAGCTCGCGGCCGCCGTCGACCTGCTGAAGCAGCAGCGTCAGCACGTCGGCGAGTACTGGTCGGACTACCTCAAGGAGATCCAGGCCTTCACGACCGGCGACACCGTCGTCGGCACGAGCTGGCAGGTCATCCAGAACGTGCTCGAGGGCGAGGGTGCGCCGACCGCCGTCGTGCTGCCCGAGGAGGGCGCCACGGGCTGGTCGGACACCTGGATGATCGCCTCGAAGGCGAAGAACCCGAACTGCGCGTACGCATGGCTGAACTACATCGCGAGCCCCGAGGCGAACGCCGCGGCGACCGAGTACTTCGGCGAGGCGCCGTCGAACGAGGCCGCGTGCGAGTTCCGGTCCGAGGGCTCGTGCGAGGCGTTCCACGCCGGCGACGAGGAGTACGCCTCGCAGATCTGGTACTGGTCGACGCCGATCGAGGAGTGCCTCGACGGGCGCACCGACGTGAAGTGCACCGACTACGCGGCCTGGACCCAGGCCTGGCAGGAGATCAAGGGCTGA
- a CDS encoding ABC transporter permease, with product MRLSSASRVTLGVVTALILVIVYVPLFVVLVNSFSTSTSLSWPPPGFTLEWWGRAFQSQGALDAIWTSVGVAVCATAISLVLGTLISLALQRFSFFGRDAISLLVILPIALPGIITGIALNNFFRTIMGVPLSIWTVVIAHATFCIVTVFNNVIARLRRLGTSLEEASSDLGAGVWTTFRLVTFPQLRSALLAGGLLAFALSFDEIIVTTFTAGSGVTTLPIFILNNMFRPNQAPIVAVIAVVLVVVSIIPIAIAQRLSRAEDVRR from the coding sequence ATGCGTCTCAGCTCGGCCTCCCGCGTCACCCTCGGCGTCGTGACGGCTCTCATCCTCGTCATCGTCTACGTGCCCCTGTTCGTGGTGCTCGTGAACTCGTTCTCGACCTCGACCTCGCTCTCGTGGCCGCCCCCCGGCTTCACGCTGGAGTGGTGGGGGCGCGCGTTCCAGAGCCAGGGCGCGCTCGACGCGATCTGGACGAGCGTGGGGGTCGCCGTGTGCGCGACCGCGATCTCGCTCGTGCTCGGCACGCTCATCTCGCTGGCCCTGCAGCGGTTCTCGTTCTTCGGCCGCGACGCGATCAGCCTGCTCGTGATCCTGCCGATCGCGCTGCCCGGCATCATCACCGGCATCGCGCTGAACAACTTCTTCCGCACGATCATGGGGGTGCCGCTGTCGATCTGGACCGTCGTGATCGCCCACGCGACGTTCTGCATCGTGACCGTGTTCAACAACGTCATAGCGCGGCTGCGGCGGCTCGGCACGAGCCTCGAGGAGGCGTCGTCCGACCTCGGGGCGGGGGTCTGGACGACGTTCCGGCTGGTGACCTTCCCGCAGCTGCGCTCGGCGCTGCTCGCGGGCGGCCTGCTCGCCTTCGCGCTGAGTTTCGACGAGATCATCGTGACGACCTTCACCGCGGGATCGGGCGTGACGACGTTGCCGATCTTCATCCTGAACAACATGTTCCGGCCGAACCAGGCGCCGATCGTCGCGGTCATCGCGGTGGTGCTCGTCGTCGTGTCGATCATCCCGATCGCGATCGCGCAGCGGCTGTCGCGGGCCGAGGACGTGCGCCGATAG
- a CDS encoding GntR family transcriptional regulator, whose translation MPQATGRADATRAVVFSPLDGAGRAALVEQRLTDAIVAGVLRDGERLPSESELARSLGVAVVTAREALEALREHGLVRTRRGRDGGSFVTYDRETSLRMIDERLRAASRIELRDLALHSAAIAGMAAEVAADRASDDDLQSLVDLDARADLATAGGARRAVGRFQLEIAAVSQSPRLVREELRLQAEAGPLLWLCLREQEYRDRSRRARLEVIEAIRAVDPEAARRSTTAHIQHAVDWLVEEKARLEASADTHGGHPEPEGARP comes from the coding sequence ATGCCGCAGGCCACGGGCCGCGCCGACGCCACCCGCGCGGTCGTCTTCTCGCCGCTCGACGGCGCCGGACGCGCCGCGCTCGTCGAGCAGCGCCTCACCGATGCGATCGTCGCCGGGGTCCTCCGCGACGGCGAACGACTGCCGAGCGAGTCCGAGCTCGCCCGCAGCCTCGGCGTCGCCGTCGTCACCGCGCGCGAGGCGCTCGAAGCCCTCCGCGAGCACGGTCTCGTGCGCACCCGGCGCGGCCGCGACGGCGGCAGCTTCGTGACCTACGACCGCGAGACGTCGCTCCGGATGATCGACGAGCGACTGCGGGCCGCCAGCCGCATCGAACTGCGCGACCTCGCCCTCCACTCGGCCGCGATCGCCGGCATGGCCGCGGAGGTCGCCGCCGACCGCGCCAGCGACGACGACCTGCAGAGCCTCGTCGACCTCGACGCGCGCGCCGACCTCGCCACCGCGGGCGGGGCGCGCCGAGCGGTCGGCCGGTTCCAGCTCGAGATCGCGGCGGTCAGCCAATCGCCCCGGCTCGTGCGCGAGGAGCTCCGGCTCCAGGCCGAGGCCGGACCCCTGCTCTGGCTGTGCCTGCGCGAACAGGAGTACCGTGACCGCAGCAGGCGAGCCCGGCTCGAGGTGATCGAGGCGATCCGCGCCGTCGATCCCGAGGCGGCGAGGCGGTCGACCACCGCGCACATCCAGCACGCGGTCGACTGGCTCGTGGAGGAGAAGGCCAGGCTCGAGGCATCCGCCGACACCCACGGCGGCCACCCGGAACCCGAAGGAGCGAGGCCATGA
- a CDS encoding ABC transporter permease: MSTARVELDPRRTTPRRRGAGAGSAFLATHPRARLALLLTAPLFWLGLVYIVALVLLLVTAFWSVNSFTGEITTEFTLDNIVEVVTGSLYQTVTLRTVGVALAVTLIDVALALPIAFFMAKVASPRMQRVLLIMVLTPLWASYLVKAYAWRSVLSQDGILDWLVSPFGGQTPGYGLPATIVTLSYLWLPYVILPIYAGLERVPDSLLEASGDLGGRTWRTLRHVVFPLALPAIIAGTIFSFSLSLGDYITVNIVGGTSQMLGNLVYTNVGAANNLPLAAAIALIPIVIIFGYLFLVRRTGALDNL, translated from the coding sequence ATGTCCACCGCCCGAGTGGAGCTCGACCCCCGCCGCACGACGCCCAGGCGCCGTGGGGCGGGGGCGGGCTCCGCCTTCCTCGCGACGCATCCGCGGGCGCGCCTCGCACTGCTGCTGACGGCGCCCCTGTTCTGGCTGGGGCTCGTCTACATCGTCGCGCTCGTGCTGCTGCTGGTCACCGCGTTCTGGTCGGTCAACAGTTTCACGGGCGAGATCACGACCGAGTTCACCCTCGACAACATCGTCGAGGTCGTCACCGGTTCCCTCTACCAGACGGTCACGCTCCGCACGGTCGGAGTGGCGCTCGCGGTGACCCTCATCGACGTGGCGCTCGCCTTGCCGATCGCGTTCTTCATGGCGAAGGTCGCGTCGCCCCGCATGCAGCGAGTGCTGCTCATCATGGTGCTCACCCCGCTCTGGGCGAGCTACCTCGTGAAGGCGTACGCGTGGCGGTCGGTGCTCTCGCAGGACGGCATCCTCGACTGGCTCGTCTCGCCGTTCGGCGGGCAGACGCCCGGCTACGGCCTGCCCGCCACGATCGTGACGCTCAGCTACCTGTGGCTGCCGTACGTGATCCTGCCGATCTACGCCGGACTCGAACGCGTGCCCGACTCGTTGCTCGAGGCATCCGGCGATCTCGGCGGCCGCACCTGGCGGACGCTCCGGCACGTCGTGTTCCCGCTCGCCCTGCCGGCGATCATCGCGGGCACGATCTTCAGCTTCTCGCTCTCGCTCGGCGACTACATCACGGTGAACATCGTCGGCGGCACGAGCCAGATGCTCGGCAACCTCGTGTACACGAACGTCGGCGCCGCCAACAACCTGCCGCTCGCCGCCGCGATCGCGCTCATCCCGATCGTGATCATCTTCGGCTACCTCTTCCTCGTGCGCCGCACCGGCGCACTCGACAACCTCTAG
- a CDS encoding DoxX family protein — protein MTALPDPVWPVLVLAVIQLGDGILCSKPVAFIAQCFRDVGWPERWWWVMPPLKFAAAAGLVLGVWVPWLGALTAAALVAYFVVAIAMHIRARDFGRNLFLNATGMLVLCVAVLVWCFLV, from the coding sequence ATGACCGCGCTGCCCGACCCCGTCTGGCCCGTGCTCGTGCTCGCCGTGATCCAGCTCGGCGACGGCATCCTCTGCTCGAAGCCCGTGGCGTTCATCGCCCAGTGCTTCCGCGACGTGGGCTGGCCCGAACGCTGGTGGTGGGTGATGCCGCCGCTGAAGTTCGCCGCAGCGGCCGGGCTCGTGCTCGGCGTCTGGGTGCCGTGGCTCGGAGCGCTCACCGCCGCAGCCCTCGTGGCCTACTTCGTGGTGGCGATCGCCATGCACATCCGGGCGCGCGACTTCGGTCGCAACCTGTTCCTCAACGCGACGGGCATGCTCGTGCTCTGCGTCGCCGTGCTGGTCTGGTGCTTCCTCGTCTGA